The genome window ACCTCCTGTCGCCGATGCTCTCGGCGGCGGGCTACGCCGTTACCTCCGTCGACAGCGCCGAAGCTGCCTTGAAACTGCAGGCGCGCGGCCAGGAGTTCGACGCCATCGTGTCGGATATCGAAATGCCCGGCATGAATGGTTTCGAACTGGTCGAGGAATTGCGCGGCGGTGGCCGCTGGTCGGATCTGCCCATCGTCGCGATGTCGTCGCACACGACCCAGGCGGATCTGGAGCGGGGGCACGAGGTCGGCTTCACGGATTATGTCGCGAAACACGACCGCGACGGTCTGCTGCAGGCCCTTTCGGAAACCTTGACCGACGGGTTTGTGCGCGAGGCCGGCTGAACCGGTGTGATCGGCATGCCACCGTCATTGGAGCGACGGTATCCTTGCGAGTGATAGAGGCGGGGGCTAATCTCGGATGAGACGGAATGAAGGCGGTTGCCGGACCCAGGGAGTTCCGGCGGTGCAGAATGTTCGAATTCGGTTTGTGGTCAGTGGGGTAGAACGATGAAATCCTGCATTGTCGTCGACGATTCTCGGGTCATCCGCATGGTGGCACGAAAGATCCTCGAGGAACTTGGCTTCGAGGTCATTGAAGCGGAAGACGGCCAGGAGGCGCTCGACGAATGCAAAAAGTCGATGCCCGATGGCGTTCTGCTGGACTGGAACATGCCTGTCATGGACGGTCTGACCTTCCTTAAGGAACTGCGGAAGCTGCCCAGCGGCGGCGACCCGAAGGTCGTGTTCTGCACGACGGAAAACGACCTGAACCACATTCAGGAGGCGATTTCCGCGGGGGCGGACGAATACATCATGAAACCGTTCGACAGCGAGATTGTCTCGTCCAAATTCGCGCAGGTGGGGCTTCTTTGAATGAGCAGCCTGGGCGCATCGCAAGCAGCGGCGGGGGCCAGTAACGCCGACCCGATCCGCGTCATGGTCGTGGATGACGCGCTTGTGATCCGGGGAATGCTGAGCCGCATGCTGGAGGAGGCGGGCGATATCAGCGTCGTGGCCTCGGCCGGCGACGGGGAACGCGCCTTGGCCCAACTGAAGCGCAATCCGGTCGACGTCGTCGTTCTGGATATTGAGATGCCGCGTATGGACGGGATCGAGGCGTTGCCGAAGATCGTGTCCGAATACCCCAATATTCAGGTCGTGATGGCCTCGACCCTGACCAAACGCAATGCCGAGATCTCGCTCAAGGCAATGGAGCTGGGCGCTGCGGACTATGTCACCAAGCCCGGTTCAACCGGCGAGCTGCGGTCCGCGGACGAGTTCAAGCGCGAACTGGTGGAGAAAGTCCGGTCACTGGGCAGGGCGGCACGGCGCCGTGCCGGACGAAATGCCCCGAAGCCGACGACATTCCGCGCGGATCCGGCAAAACCGACAACAGCGACGCTGACGCCCAAGGGGCGCGAAGTCGTCCTGCGGCCGCTGAAGCCTTTTCGACCGGAGGCGCTGGCCATCGGGAGTTCGACCGGCGGGCCACAGGCGCTGATGCGGGTTCTGAAGGATCTGGGCGAAGTGCGCCAGCCGATCTTCATCACGCAGCACATGCCGCCGACCTT of Alphaproteobacteria bacterium contains these proteins:
- a CDS encoding chemotaxis response regulator protein-glutamate methylesterase; its protein translation is MSSLGASQAAAGASNADPIRVMVVDDALVIRGMLSRMLEEAGDISVVASAGDGERALAQLKRNPVDVVVLDIEMPRMDGIEALPKIVSEYPNIQVVMASTLTKRNAEISLKAMELGAADYVTKPGSTGELRSADEFKRELVEKVRSLGRAARRRAGRNAPKPTTFRADPAKPTTATLTPKGREVVLRPLKPFRPEALAIGSSTGGPQALMRVLKDLGEVRQPIFITQHMPPTFTTILAEHIGRSTGRKCVEGVSGMAVESGGIYLAPGERHMLIRSSGGRTVIELTEDPPENFCRPAVDPMLRSLSTVYGAKLLVTILTGMGSDGAKGGKVCVDAGAQVLAQDEATSVVWGMPGAAATAGICGAVLPLDKIGQEIRRFAVDGGRP
- a CDS encoding response regulator, with protein sequence MKSCIVVDDSRVIRMVARKILEELGFEVIEAEDGQEALDECKKSMPDGVLLDWNMPVMDGLTFLKELRKLPSGGDPKVVFCTTENDLNHIQEAISAGADEYIMKPFDSEIVSSKFAQVGLL